The Paenibacillus sp. MBLB1832 genome has a window encoding:
- a CDS encoding 3'-5' exoribonuclease YhaM family protein has product MTLIKSLQAPDEFTGFYLIKELEVKQTNTTPAKDFMDIVLCDASGQVSAKMWDVSTADKETFFPMTLVKVQGLVQMYRERLQVKIGKIRKAKPEDGVQMTDFIRSAPISPADLIHTIQNVLASITNADIRSIVSFCVAKVGDKLDHYPAAKTHHHAYFAGLAYHIVRMLEIGEFICKQRPFLNADLIKAGIILHDIAKPEEMIAQLGIVSDYSVQGKLLGHISMASNWITEAAIHLGLDLQSDLVLGLQHIVLSHHNLPEWGSPVLPQLPEAVALHYIDSMDAKLQMVEDTLLITPESEPWTPMIRGLENKAMYRLNI; this is encoded by the coding sequence ATGACATTAATTAAATCTTTACAAGCACCCGATGAATTTACGGGGTTTTACCTCATTAAAGAATTGGAAGTTAAACAGACGAACACAACGCCTGCAAAGGATTTCATGGATATCGTACTCTGCGATGCTAGCGGTCAAGTATCCGCGAAAATGTGGGATGTGAGCACCGCGGATAAGGAAACCTTTTTCCCAATGACCTTGGTCAAGGTCCAGGGACTTGTCCAGATGTATCGGGAACGCTTGCAAGTGAAGATCGGCAAGATCCGCAAAGCCAAGCCAGAGGATGGCGTTCAAATGACGGATTTTATCCGTTCTGCTCCAATTAGTCCTGCTGATCTAATTCATACCATTCAGAACGTCCTGGCTAGTATTACGAATGCCGATATTCGCTCGATCGTTTCCTTCTGTGTTGCCAAAGTCGGGGATAAACTGGATCACTATCCAGCGGCCAAGACGCATCACCACGCGTATTTCGCAGGGCTTGCCTATCATATCGTGCGCATGTTGGAGATTGGCGAATTTATCTGCAAGCAGCGTCCTTTCCTGAATGCGGACCTGATTAAAGCTGGCATTATTTTGCATGATATTGCCAAGCCAGAGGAAATGATTGCGCAGCTCGGCATTGTTTCTGACTATAGCGTGCAAGGGAAGCTGCTGGGTCACATCTCCATGGCTTCGAATTGGATTACAGAAGCCGCCATCCATCTCGGATTGGATCTTCAATCCGATCTCGTTCTTGGCTTGCAGCATATTGTGCTCTCACACCACAACTTGCCAGAGTGGGGAAGCCCTGTGCTGCCGCAACTGCCTGAAGCCGTAGCACTGCATTACATCGACTCGATGGATGCCAAGCTGCAAATGGTCGAGGATACCTTGCTGATCACACCAGAATCCGAGCCATGGACACCGATGATCCGCGGGTTGGAAAATAAAGCGATGTACCGCCTGAATATATAA
- a CDS encoding HAMP domain-containing sensor histidine kinase encodes MQLMQLIYQFRWKIWLIAIFSFLIMDNHAFAQQSEEMKAIPSWDMMWGQPGDRIEDLIFSPASGKWMTFTSNDEMLDKPADITTAWIRIKLPMQIPKDSGLYIDDMYTQQASIYIGDRLVRNVKFDFPYDEQRTLLPLSTEDAGNFVYLKLQTSMERLGIHSEIRLDHYAELTRAFIFRDLQNIILGCAFLFISVIMLICSFFLKQVQRSTWISLCLIILTLGMIFLTYSPFLYANFTQFGSIFVDLFDVSLAVFLPSLTYFYEKVFDNGHFKWIRNFRKFQMVYSSISIIFMLFNQLNHYRFVQPYLFFTVTILGIIMIFQFIVIIVLSILFVIRGNKEAVIFSYGFGSFALMGVFDLILYFANNQKYQFFLWKIGVVGFIIALIVILGRRFAINQEQMSNYSKELEFYNHQLQLSEKMEMISSLAASVAHEVRNPLQVTRGFLQLVAARTDDKNKEYMGIAIEELDRASVIITDFLTFAKPQLDELVSLNVSKEISQIEGIIMPLATLNGGHIYVSIPTDLHILGNSSKLKQVLINIIKNSIEAFQVDGQIHIWAYEKNEEVFIHIKDNGEGIEPLQLARLGEPYYSTKTKGTGLGLMVTFRLVEIMKGQIEFKSQKFVGTEVIMKFPLFTEK; translated from the coding sequence ATGCAACTTATGCAACTTATCTATCAATTTCGCTGGAAAATATGGCTAATTGCCATTTTCAGTTTTTTAATAATGGACAATCATGCATTCGCGCAGCAGTCTGAAGAAATGAAAGCGATTCCAAGTTGGGATATGATGTGGGGCCAGCCTGGGGATCGCATTGAAGATTTAATCTTTTCCCCTGCCAGTGGTAAATGGATGACTTTCACAAGCAACGATGAGATGCTGGATAAACCGGCCGATATCACGACGGCATGGATTCGTATAAAACTACCAATGCAAATTCCGAAAGATTCGGGGCTGTATATCGATGATATGTACACGCAGCAGGCATCGATTTATATCGGTGATCGACTCGTAAGGAATGTCAAATTTGATTTCCCTTACGATGAGCAAAGAACTCTGCTCCCATTAAGTACCGAAGATGCAGGGAATTTCGTTTATCTTAAACTCCAAACCTCGATGGAGAGACTGGGGATTCATTCCGAGATACGCTTAGATCACTATGCCGAACTTACACGTGCTTTCATCTTCCGAGATTTACAGAATATTATTCTTGGGTGCGCGTTTCTGTTCATTTCTGTCATTATGCTCATTTGTTCTTTCTTTCTTAAACAAGTGCAGCGTTCTACATGGATTTCCCTGTGCTTGATTATCTTAACGCTAGGTATGATTTTCCTCACCTATTCACCGTTTTTATACGCGAATTTCACTCAATTTGGGAGCATTTTCGTTGATCTATTCGATGTATCATTAGCTGTTTTTTTACCATCACTCACGTACTTTTATGAGAAAGTATTCGATAATGGCCATTTCAAATGGATACGAAATTTCCGTAAATTTCAGATGGTATACTCGTCGATCTCTATTATTTTTATGTTGTTTAATCAATTGAATCATTACCGGTTTGTTCAACCCTATTTGTTCTTTACGGTTACCATCCTAGGAATCATTATGATTTTCCAATTTATCGTGATCATAGTATTATCGATTCTTTTCGTTATTCGTGGTAATAAGGAAGCTGTTATTTTCTCCTATGGATTCGGAAGTTTTGCTTTGATGGGGGTGTTCGACCTCATTCTATATTTCGCGAACAATCAAAAGTATCAGTTTTTCTTATGGAAAATTGGCGTTGTTGGCTTCATCATTGCGCTTATCGTGATTCTGGGCCGACGTTTTGCGATTAATCAAGAGCAAATGTCGAATTATTCGAAGGAGCTTGAATTCTACAACCATCAGCTTCAGCTAAGCGAGAAAATGGAAATGATCAGCTCCTTGGCGGCTTCGGTTGCGCATGAAGTAAGAAATCCTTTGCAAGTTACACGCGGGTTTCTGCAGTTAGTTGCGGCAAGAACGGACGACAAAAATAAAGAGTACATGGGCATTGCCATCGAAGAGCTGGATCGGGCATCGGTGATTATCACAGATTTCTTGACGTTTGCGAAGCCCCAGCTTGATGAGCTTGTCTCCTTGAATGTCAGTAAGGAAATCAGTCAAATCGAAGGCATTATTATGCCGCTGGCTACGCTGAATGGCGGTCATATCTATGTCAGCATTCCAACGGATTTGCATATCCTTGGCAATTCGTCCAAGCTCAAGCAAGTCCTGATTAACATTATTAAAAATAGCATCGAAGCGTTCCAGGTCGATGGTCAAATTCATATCTGGGCCTATGAGAAGAATGAGGAAGTGTTCATCCATATTAAGGATAATGGCGAAGGTATCGAGCCGTTGCAGTTAGCGAGATTGGGTGAGCCTTACTATTCGACGAAAACAAAGGGGACGGGCCTAGGACTTATGGTTACCTTCCGATTAGTGGAAATTATGAAGGGGCAAATCGAGTTTAAGAGCCAGAAGTTCGTAGGGACAGAGGTTATTATGAAGTTTCCATTGTTTACCGAAAAATGA
- a CDS encoding MarR family winged helix-turn-helix transcriptional regulator, giving the protein MSSNEFLKLENQLCFSLYASSRAITRMYRPFLEELGLTYPQYLVLLVLWDQKESTVKELSEKLDLDSGTLTPMLKRMETQQLLVRKRSLEDERVVLIHITEMGLALYEKALCIPQTLFASSGLSPEEIANFNAQLKRIISSVNAFT; this is encoded by the coding sequence ATGAGTAGTAACGAATTTTTGAAACTGGAGAATCAGTTGTGCTTCAGCTTATATGCGAGCTCACGTGCAATTACGCGTATGTATCGTCCTTTTCTGGAGGAGCTAGGCCTCACCTACCCGCAATATCTCGTGCTGCTTGTTCTCTGGGATCAAAAGGAAAGCACGGTGAAGGAGCTCAGTGAGAAGCTCGATCTGGACTCGGGTACATTGACGCCTATGCTTAAACGCATGGAAACGCAGCAGTTGCTCGTGCGGAAACGTTCGCTGGAGGATGAGCGCGTAGTGTTAATTCATATTACGGAGATGGGGCTCGCCCTTTATGAGAAGGCGCTCTGTATCCCGCAGACGTTATTCGCGTCCAGTGGTTTATCTCCCGAAGAAATCGCGAATTTCAATGCGCAATTGAAGCGTATCATTTCAAGCGTGAATGCCTTTACATAA
- a CDS encoding DUF423 domain-containing protein produces MKLFVLLGSLNAFLSVALGAFGAHYLKTRIPDKIDVFQTGVHYHMIHAVALLAIALLSDKLGNTSMVNASGWAIFIGIILFSGSLYALSLTGIKVFGPITPLGGLSFLVGWVLLAIAALK; encoded by the coding sequence ATGAAATTATTTGTGTTACTCGGAAGTTTAAATGCGTTTCTATCCGTTGCGCTGGGCGCATTCGGAGCTCACTACTTGAAGACGAGAATTCCGGATAAAATCGACGTTTTCCAAACAGGTGTTCATTATCACATGATTCACGCTGTGGCCTTGCTTGCGATCGCGTTGCTTTCGGACAAGCTGGGCAATACGTCCATGGTCAACGCGTCAGGATGGGCGATTTTCATTGGTATTATTTTGTTCTCAGGCAGCCTATATGCGCTAAGTTTAACAGGAATCAAGGTCTTTGGACCTATCACACCGCTGGGTGGATTGAGCTTTCTAGTCGGTTGGGTCCTGCTTGCGATTGCTGCGCTCAAATAA
- a CDS encoding putative bifunctional diguanylate cyclase/phosphodiesterase, translating to MRNRLYIGVYVVVAIFVILFIKSYAAWICLVGGLFLLYFLRGRKAPPLQGSSRELPRDHAYLSVLDSLFEHNPNAIGICDDAGNFIRMNQMAEFMLGYAVSELMHRSFLSIVIEEQLERTQSQLMESSQGMPFTFETSVYHQRGYRVDLHVTAVPVEIHRSAKGHILICQDITERKRGDEQVRYMAYYDDMTGLPNRRLFKDNLNERLRQLKSDGNKIAVFYLDIDRFKLVNDSFGHDYGNMLLLQLAERFTRCLTKEDFLARTEGDEFAFFYSNVEDANDVMTVIAEINRVLEKPFLLEQYELHVTASIGVAISSEDSDDADALMKYADIALAKAKEKGRNDFQMFNADMKSTSINRLKLENELRRALANEEFVLYYQPQVEIESGRIVGVEALIRWIHPERGLVSPNHFIPFAEESGLIVPIGEWVLRSACKQNKAWQNQGYEPIPISVNLSMRQFFQHNLKGKISHVLEQTGLEPQYLELEITESMTMDVDHAIQSLLELKELGVNVSIDDFGTGYSSLYYLKKFPIDKLKIDRSFVRDIMVDPNDAAIVATIIAMTHHLNLKVIAEGVENEDQLNFLYQNRCNEVQGYWYSPPVDGNELEYMLNHGIPVASIAAAGE from the coding sequence GTGAGAAATAGGCTCTATATAGGTGTGTATGTGGTAGTAGCCATATTCGTCATTCTTTTCATAAAATCATATGCGGCGTGGATTTGCTTAGTAGGGGGCCTCTTTCTTCTCTATTTTCTGCGTGGAAGAAAAGCGCCGCCTTTACAGGGGAGTTCAAGGGAATTACCCCGCGATCACGCCTATCTAAGTGTGCTGGATTCGTTGTTTGAGCACAATCCGAATGCGATTGGCATCTGTGACGATGCAGGCAATTTCATTCGAATGAATCAAATGGCGGAGTTCATGTTGGGTTATGCCGTCTCAGAGCTGATGCATCGCTCCTTCCTGAGCATCGTGATCGAGGAGCAGCTGGAACGTACGCAGAGTCAATTGATGGAGAGCAGCCAGGGCATGCCCTTCACGTTCGAAACGTCGGTTTATCATCAGCGCGGCTATCGTGTCGATTTGCATGTGACAGCAGTGCCTGTTGAAATTCATCGGAGTGCAAAGGGGCATATTCTGATCTGTCAGGATATCACAGAACGCAAACGCGGCGACGAGCAAGTCCGCTATATGGCGTATTACGATGATATGACGGGCTTGCCGAACCGACGGTTGTTCAAAGACAACTTGAACGAGCGTCTGCGTCAGTTGAAGTCGGATGGCAATAAAATCGCCGTATTCTACTTGGATATTGACCGCTTCAAGCTGGTGAACGATAGTTTCGGCCACGACTATGGCAATATGCTGCTCTTACAACTAGCGGAGCGTTTCACGCGATGCCTGACCAAAGAGGACTTCTTAGCCCGGACAGAAGGCGATGAATTTGCATTTTTCTACTCCAATGTGGAGGATGCTAACGATGTGATGACCGTGATCGCGGAAATTAATCGCGTGCTGGAAAAGCCGTTCCTGCTTGAGCAATATGAGCTGCATGTCACCGCAAGCATTGGGGTTGCGATCTCATCCGAAGATTCGGACGATGCGGATGCACTCATGAAATATGCGGACATTGCGCTGGCAAAAGCCAAAGAAAAAGGAAGAAACGACTTCCAAATGTTCAATGCCGACATGAAGTCCACATCGATTAACAGGCTGAAGCTGGAGAACGAGTTGCGCCGCGCGCTAGCGAATGAAGAGTTCGTGCTCTATTATCAGCCTCAAGTTGAGATTGAGTCAGGACGTATTGTCGGCGTGGAAGCATTAATTCGTTGGATTCACCCAGAGAGAGGGCTAGTTTCGCCGAATCATTTCATTCCGTTTGCGGAAGAGAGCGGCCTCATCGTCCCGATTGGCGAATGGGTGCTGCGTTCAGCCTGCAAGCAGAATAAAGCTTGGCAAAACCAAGGATATGAGCCGATTCCAATCTCGGTCAACTTATCGATGCGTCAGTTTTTCCAACACAATTTGAAGGGGAAAATCAGTCATGTGCTAGAGCAGACAGGGCTGGAACCGCAGTATCTAGAGCTGGAAATTACGGAAAGCATGACGATGGATGTCGACCATGCGATTCAATCTTTGCTCGAACTCAAAGAGCTTGGCGTGAACGTCAGCATTGATGATTTCGGGACAGGCTACAGCTCGCTCTATTACTTAAAAAAATTCCCGATTGATAAATTGAAAATTGATCGTTCCTTTGTACGAGATATTATGGTGGATCCGAATGATGCCGCGATTGTTGCGACAATTATCGCGATGACACACCATTTGAACTTGAAAGTCATAGCGGAAGGTGTAGAGAACGAAGATCAATTGAACTTCCTCTATCAGAATCGCTGCAATGAGGTTCAGGGTTACTGGTATAGTCCTCCTGTGGATGGCAACGAATTGGAGTACATGCTTAATCATGGGATTCCTGTCGCGTCCATTGCAGCTGCAGGTGAATAG
- a CDS encoding AEC family transporter, which translates to MNYFVFILVNNIVPISIMIAIGVAMYRAFRIDIRTLSKLNFYVFSPALVFVKLYESEMSLSVLMQVLLFFVIFFSLLFAMIEVIIRIQKLKRGMRIAMRNSVIFYNSANYALPLNQTVFGGNAYTLSIQIVIMIMQTLIPNTYGIYTLNAHKASWKATLKTILSLPVIYVIPIALLMRYWNLPIPTSIHLPLTYISNAFMATALLTLGVQLGAMKWEFHFSNVLLSNLLRLAIGPLLGFFVVWLLGIEGLTAQALVLSCAVPTSLSSVLLAIEYENEAEFSSQAVFASTLFSLFTIPIVIYLLDFI; encoded by the coding sequence ATGAATTATTTTGTATTTATTCTCGTTAACAACATCGTTCCGATCAGTATTATGATCGCCATTGGCGTGGCGATGTACCGCGCCTTTCGTATCGATATTCGTACATTGTCGAAGCTGAATTTCTACGTATTTTCGCCCGCTTTAGTGTTCGTGAAGCTCTATGAATCGGAAATGAGCCTTTCCGTTCTGATGCAGGTCTTACTCTTTTTTGTTATTTTCTTTAGCTTGCTGTTCGCCATGATCGAAGTCATCATTCGCATTCAGAAGCTGAAGCGCGGGATGCGTATCGCTATGCGCAATAGCGTCATCTTTTATAATAGCGCGAATTATGCGCTGCCGTTGAATCAAACCGTGTTTGGTGGCAATGCGTATACGTTATCCATTCAAATCGTGATCATGATTATGCAAACGCTCATTCCGAATACGTACGGCATTTATACCCTGAATGCCCACAAGGCTTCCTGGAAAGCTACGCTGAAAACGATTCTTTCACTTCCCGTCATTTATGTAATTCCAATAGCCTTATTGATGCGTTATTGGAATTTGCCGATTCCAACGTCGATTCATTTGCCGTTAACGTATATCTCCAACGCTTTCATGGCGACGGCTTTGCTCACGTTGGGTGTGCAGCTTGGCGCGATGAAATGGGAGTTTCACTTCTCCAATGTGCTCTTATCGAATTTGCTTCGATTAGCCATCGGACCGTTGCTCGGATTCTTCGTCGTGTGGCTGCTAGGCATTGAAGGATTAACCGCGCAAGCTTTGGTTCTTTCTTGTGCGGTTCCGACCTCGCTAAGCAGCGTACTTCTGGCAATCGAATATGAAAATGAGGCGGAATTCTCCTCACAAGCGGTATTTGCTTCGACATTATTCAGCTTATTTACGATACCGATTGTCATCTATCTGTTGGATTTTATTTGA
- a CDS encoding FAD-dependent oxidoreductase — protein sequence MWNFRVASRTKWTALASLLILISAAGGVLAYFGLYRDSDGGFTLHTRSMYQPDVVVIGTELEGMYLAQKAKKEGLDVLILETKGKLGGQLIQGEMLYLDGTYDDEGKPLMQGGMKELFDQYTKGSIRKKAQFAHYFHGLIEGIPIEKNVILSDVQVSDGKVVSFTYANESGEKRKVEPSYVVDNSEDAALIRQLGVQPLPGLESLYGGKDREYMSGTYMMKLKGIDWDTFSKHFWSLDLNERAHLYGPESYMDAHIAYGFPPIVAAYSLHNKSELNLRGLNILNQGDGEIIINALQVYGIDPSRQETITKGLQEAKEEMPYILEHLRQNLKGFEHAELNGEPNDLYVREYNHYPTDYVLQVSDLMSGRMFWDNVSIGGYFLDIQGSRSNREGLAIGRPDKYGIPLRSYLLKDYENVVTTGKLVGATAIAYGSARIQPNGAMAGESIGVLMGELRGRSLKSTTAEEMAKLHHRMEVKYHIKLSNQTANNKIEHLSEAEKSELDRGIITLLKGNTVAHHLPFIHINVEGRALAFKGIKPIAIGGIPWVPIRQTFELLGYEDAQYDEVNKLIQYSAQGKKGNIPTSNVKVLNNFELVSLEELGHALGFRWAWNDARDEVSITRL from the coding sequence ATGTGGAATTTTAGAGTAGCCAGTCGTACGAAATGGACAGCGCTTGCAAGCCTATTGATACTCATTTCCGCAGCAGGCGGCGTTTTAGCGTACTTTGGTCTGTACCGAGACAGTGATGGCGGATTCACCCTGCACACGCGATCGATGTATCAGCCGGATGTCGTTGTCATAGGTACAGAGCTCGAAGGCATGTATTTGGCGCAAAAGGCGAAAAAGGAAGGACTCGACGTTCTGATTCTCGAGACGAAGGGGAAGCTGGGCGGGCAGCTGATTCAAGGTGAAATGCTTTATCTCGACGGCACATATGATGATGAAGGAAAACCGCTCATGCAAGGCGGCATGAAGGAGCTGTTCGACCAATATACGAAAGGTTCCATTCGCAAAAAGGCGCAGTTCGCTCATTATTTCCACGGACTTATTGAAGGCATACCGATAGAGAAAAATGTGATCCTTAGCGATGTGCAAGTGTCGGATGGCAAGGTTGTTTCTTTTACTTATGCCAATGAGAGCGGCGAGAAGCGGAAGGTGGAGCCTTCCTATGTCGTCGATAATTCCGAAGACGCAGCGCTCATCCGCCAATTAGGTGTACAGCCGCTTCCTGGCTTGGAATCGCTCTATGGGGGCAAGGATCGGGAATATATGAGCGGCACCTACATGATGAAACTCAAAGGTATCGATTGGGATACATTTTCTAAGCATTTCTGGTCTTTGGATCTAAATGAACGGGCACATCTCTACGGTCCTGAGAGCTATATGGATGCCCATATTGCCTATGGATTTCCGCCGATCGTCGCTGCCTATTCATTGCATAACAAGTCTGAACTTAATTTGCGCGGATTGAACATTCTAAATCAAGGCGATGGGGAAATCATTATTAATGCCCTGCAGGTGTACGGCATCGATCCGAGTCGTCAGGAGACCATTACGAAGGGGCTGCAAGAGGCCAAGGAGGAAATGCCTTACATTCTTGAACATCTCCGCCAGAATCTGAAAGGCTTCGAACATGCGGAATTAAATGGCGAGCCTAACGATTTATATGTACGTGAATACAACCACTATCCGACGGACTACGTCCTGCAAGTATCCGATTTAATGAGCGGTCGGATGTTCTGGGATAACGTTTCCATCGGCGGTTATTTTCTTGATATTCAAGGCTCTCGTTCCAATCGAGAGGGGCTGGCTATCGGACGCCCGGATAAGTACGGAATTCCACTACGCAGTTACTTGCTGAAGGATTATGAGAACGTCGTCACCACAGGAAAATTGGTTGGAGCGACCGCCATTGCCTATGGCAGCGCGAGAATTCAACCGAATGGGGCCATGGCTGGGGAGTCGATTGGTGTCTTGATGGGTGAGCTGCGAGGCCGAAGTCTGAAATCGACAACAGCCGAGGAGATGGCGAAGCTTCATCATCGGATGGAAGTTAAATATCACATTAAGCTGTCTAACCAAACTGCGAACAATAAGATCGAACACCTTTCGGAGGCAGAGAAGTCAGAGCTTGATCGTGGAATTATTACGTTATTAAAAGGAAATACGGTTGCACATCATCTGCCGTTCATACATATCAATGTCGAAGGTCGTGCCCTTGCGTTTAAGGGGATTAAGCCCATTGCCATAGGGGGCATTCCGTGGGTGCCGATTCGTCAAACGTTCGAATTGCTCGGTTATGAAGATGCCCAGTACGATGAGGTGAATAAGCTCATTCAGTATTCCGCACAAGGGAAAAAAGGGAACATACCGACGTCCAATGTCAAGGTGTTGAACAATTTTGAGCTGGTAAGCCTGGAGGAGCTTGGACATGCTTTAGGCTTCCGCTGGGCGTGGAATGATGCGCGAGATGAAGTAAGCATCACACGCCTGTAA
- a CDS encoding basic amino acid ABC transporter substrate-binding protein, translated as MKKLMISVVAAALVFTMAGCGSKDSGGSKVKFATDAAYAPMEYMDKDKVTGFDIDFLAEVMKEAGLSYNVTNTGWDTMLTSVQQGKEYQAGISSVSITDERKQTYDYSSPYFESTNMILVKEGSPIKNAMDLKTKKVAVQISTTADTLMTKIMGADNKSLKRMDNNTLALLELENNGVDAVVADIAIVREYVKNNPNKKFVSIADPTNFESEYYGILLPKGSDLKAKLDPAIKKVIENGAYAKVYKKWFGQEPDTKKLLEQK; from the coding sequence ATGAAAAAATTAATGATTTCTGTTGTAGCAGCAGCTTTAGTTTTTACAATGGCAGGTTGTGGTTCCAAAGACAGCGGTGGTTCCAAAGTTAAATTTGCAACAGATGCAGCTTATGCACCGATGGAATATATGGATAAAGACAAGGTGACAGGTTTTGATATCGACTTCCTTGCAGAAGTAATGAAAGAAGCGGGTCTTTCTTACAATGTAACAAACACAGGCTGGGATACGATGCTGACAAGTGTTCAACAAGGGAAAGAATATCAAGCGGGCATTTCCAGTGTTTCCATTACTGATGAGCGTAAACAAACATATGACTATTCTTCCCCATATTTTGAATCCACGAACATGATTCTTGTTAAAGAAGGCAGCCCGATCAAAAATGCAATGGATTTGAAAACGAAGAAAGTTGCCGTTCAAATATCAACAACAGCAGACACGTTGATGACGAAAATTATGGGCGCTGACAACAAATCGTTGAAACGTATGGATAACAACACACTAGCACTTTTAGAACTTGAGAACAACGGCGTTGACGCGGTAGTCGCTGATATTGCTATCGTTCGCGAATACGTTAAAAATAATCCAAACAAAAAATTCGTTTCGATCGCTGACCCAACGAATTTTGAGTCAGAGTACTACGGTATCCTGCTTCCTAAAGGCAGTGACCTTAAAGCGAAGCTTGATCCTGCAATCAAAAAAGTGATTGAAAACGGCGCCTACGCGAAAGTATACAAAAAATGGTTCGGTCAAGAACCTGATACGAAAAAATTGCTCGAACAAAAATAA
- a CDS encoding YunC family protein, with amino-acid sequence MMRVEPILLEGHTAIAIEVKLPKTTLLVVTTDKGYIMCGALDVALLNERLSDRNIVAARATGVRTIEELLEAPLESVTYTAEDLGIVAGMTGRDAILKMM; translated from the coding sequence ATGATGCGCGTAGAACCCATTCTTCTTGAAGGACATACAGCAATCGCGATAGAGGTCAAATTGCCGAAAACGACCTTGCTTGTGGTGACGACGGATAAAGGCTATATTATGTGCGGTGCCCTCGATGTGGCGCTGCTCAATGAACGTTTAAGCGACCGGAATATCGTGGCGGCGCGAGCGACAGGAGTTCGTACGATTGAAGAACTGCTGGAAGCACCGCTTGAATCAGTTACGTATACAGCGGAAGATCTCGGTATTGTGGCTGGCATGACAGGCCGCGACGCGATATTGAAGATGATGTGA
- a CDS encoding helix-turn-helix transcriptional regulator has product MTHVETMDEINAQFIDVFQKLQKKLDEKRSSKHVDLIKKMNDIIDRDYANQNLSLNSIADELAMSSIYISRLYKQHTMVAITDVIQDVRMRKSKSLLLSTSLSVAEIAEKTGFTNDSYFYRLFKKYNGITPNDFPQTA; this is encoded by the coding sequence TTGACGCATGTCGAAACGATGGATGAGATCAACGCGCAATTCATCGACGTGTTCCAAAAGCTCCAGAAAAAGCTGGATGAGAAGCGAAGCTCGAAGCATGTAGATCTCATTAAAAAGATGAATGATATTATTGATCGGGATTATGCGAATCAAAATCTATCGCTCAATTCCATTGCCGATGAGCTCGCCATGTCCTCCATTTATATCAGTCGATTGTATAAACAGCACACGATGGTGGCCATAACCGATGTTATCCAAGATGTTCGGATGAGAAAATCCAAATCTTTGCTTCTGAGCACGTCTCTTTCCGTTGCAGAAATTGCAGAAAAAACAGGATTTACCAACGATTCCTATTTCTATAGGTTGTTTAAGAAGTATAATGGAATTACACCCAATGATTTCCCGCAAACAGCTTAA
- a CDS encoding NHLP leader peptide family RiPP precursor: MSTNESVKAQIIQKAWEDEAFKNQLLANPKAALKQAFNITLPDDIKVKAVEETSTEFVLVIPTNPAKVLVASDGVECVW, from the coding sequence ATGTCAACAAATGAAAGCGTAAAAGCACAAATTATTCAAAAAGCTTGGGAAGACGAAGCCTTCAAGAACCAGCTTCTAGCAAATCCTAAAGCAGCGCTCAAACAAGCATTTAACATTACACTTCCTGATGACATTAAGGTAAAAGCGGTTGAAGAAACATCAACGGAATTCGTGCTTGTTATTCCTACAAATCCTGCCAAAGTATTAGTAGCTTCAGACGGGGTCGAATGCGTTTGGTAG